The Marinomonas maritima genome segment CGCTTCAGAGGTGGTCGTTATGTCTAAATTGTTATGTGATTCCCTGTGGCGTGCGAGTTCGCCAGCGGCGCCTGTATTAACGTCATTAGAAGGGCGTTTAGAGGTTGATGTGGTTATCGTCGGCGGTGGTTTTACCGGATTGTCGGCGGCATTGCATATGGCGAAGTTAGGGATATCAGTAGCCGTTGTTGAAGCGCAGGAAGTGGGTTTTGGCGGTTCTGGTCGAAATGTCGGTCTTGCCAATGCAGGGCTATGGTTAGAGCCGGATCAGCTTGATAAAACCATTGGGGCGGAGGCAGGCAAGATACTCTATGACGCGCTGGCAGTTGCGCCTGATTATGTTTATGGCTTGATCGATGAATACGGCATTGAATGCGAAGCAACACGTCATGGCACCTTGCATGCTGGCGTAGGCAAGGCTGGACTGGTGCAATTAGAGCGACGTTATGAACAATTGGTTCGCCGTGGTGCGCCTGTGCAATTGCTGAATGCGGCGGAAGCTCAGTCTCGTATTGGTTCTGGGAAGTTCAATTCCGCATTGTTTGATCCGCGAGCGGGCACAATTCAACCTCTGGCGTATGCTCGAGGGTTAGCTGACGCGGCGCTGAAAGAAGGCGCAAAACTATTTGAATTCTCTCCAGTTAATAAGATTGAGCCAACACCAGATGGTTGGGCAATCCACACCGATGGTGGTGAAGTGCACGCTGAAAAAGTCATTTTGGCGACCAACGCTTACAGCGAACACGGTGTAAAAGAACAAGCGCGTAAATTTGTGCCGATTTTTTATTCTCAGCTGGCGAGTAAACCGCTGTCTGATGCACAACTAGCGAGTATTCTGCCTAACAAAGAAGGCGTTTGGGATACCTGTACTGTCATGAGTTCTTTTCGTCTTGATAAACAAGGGCGCTTAGTATTTGGCGGAATGGGAGGCGAAGGGAGTGTGTTATCGAACTGGGCCAGCCAGCGAGTAAAGGAATTGTTTCCGATTCTAAATAAAGTGGAATGGGACTATTGCTGGACAGGAAAAATAGCTTACAGCGAAGACCATTTACCTCATTGCCAGCAATTACAGAATGGTTTGTTTAGTGTTGCGGGTTACAGTGGCCGAGGCATTGGTCCTGGCACAGTGGTTGGCGCAGAATTGGCTCAATGGTTTGCTGGACAGCGAGACAGTTTGTCGATTCCAACCACTTTACTACGAGACATTCCTTTTAGAGAATTAAAACGCATGTTTTATGAAGTGGGTGCACACACCTATCATCTCGGGCAGCAGTCTCATGCTTTGGATTAGTTTGTTGTTTTGAATGGTTTATTAAAATGACAAAACGCATCCTTGTGGTGCGTTTTTCATTTTACTGTTTGGGAATAAGAGTGATGTAAGGTACAGTTATTGTCCTCCTGTTTTGTTAGTGAGTAACGCCTCCATGCGCCGTTATATCCCATCGTCAACCGCGTTAAAATGTTTTGAAGCCTCGGTAAGGCACTTAAGCTTTACAAAGGCCGCGGAAGAGCTGCACCTGACCCAAAGCGCCGTCAGTCGACAAATTCGAAACCTTGAAGAATTTTTGTCTCGTGACTTATTTATTCGATTAAATAAACGTCTGGTGCTGACAGGAACCGGGGCGGCGTATTACAAAGAAGTGGTTCCTTTACTTGATGGTATGGAAAACGCCTGCTTGCGCATGCTGCATCGCGAAGATGAGAAAACGACGCTCACCATATCGGCGTTGCCTACCTTAGCGTCTTATTGGCTGATGCCTCGCCTTGCCAAATTTCAACTTGCTAACCCTCAGTTCCAGATTAAAGTCCGTTCATTAGATGACGCTGCGAAGGTCGACCCTGAAAGCATTGATATTATTTTGCATTATGGCGGAGATCATTGGCCGCGAGCGATTTCTCATCAACTGATGCGAGAGCATGTGGTGGCGGTGTGTTCACCGGCGCTATTAGCGCGTATTGGTGATAAAACAATCGATGAATGGCAAGTTGATGATGTGACGCGTTTTCCATTTTTACATTTATCGTCGCGCATTAATGCATGGCCCGATTGGATGGTTTCTCAAGGGTTAGAAAGTGGTTCTTTTGCTGGGGCTTCTTTTGCACACTTTCATATGCTGCTGGAAGCCGCTAAAAACGGCATGGGGATTGCGATTATGCCGACAATTTTAGCAGAACGCAGTTTGCAAACAGGCGAGCTGGTAGCGCCTTTTGGTCAAGCGGTTGCAACACCTCACGAATACCTTTTATCTTATCCTGTAGACAAGGCGGATCTTGAGCAAGTGGTGATTTTTCGAGATTGGTTGCTGGCAAAATAAAATGCGTCGTTGAGGCTCCATTAATGAAACTAATAGCCTTTATAGACGCGCTAACCTGTAACAAAATTACAAGCCTGTGATAGTATCGAGTCATAATTATGATCAATTTACGGGGTAGATTAAGATGAACAAAAAGACCACCGCGCTCTTTATCCTTGATGGATGGGGATACAGCGAGACTTCTAAATCCAATGCCATTGCCGCAGCAAACACACCCAACTGGGACGCTCTGTGGAAAAATCATCCTCATACTTTAATTAAAACATCTGGCCTTGCCGTGGGTTTACCGGAAGGCCAAATGGGTAACTCCGAAGTCGGCCATATGAATTTGGGTGCTGGGCGTGTTGTTTATCAAAACTTTACTCGTATTGGAAAAGCCATTGAAGATGGTTCTTTTTTTGAGAATAAAGCCTTAGTTAATGCGGTCGATAAAGCGGTTACAGCCGATAAAGCGGTGCATATTTTAGGCTTGTTGTCTGATGGTGGTGTTCACAGTCATCACGAACAAATTATGGCGATGTGCGAATTAGCGGTAAAGCGTGGCGCAAAAGCGGTTTATGTACACGGCTTTACCGATGGTCGAGATACTCCACCGCGTTCTGCGAAAGCACCAACCGCTGAGCTAGAAGCGAAATTGGCGGAACTGGGTGTTGGTAAGATAGCGACATTAACTGGGCGTTATTTTGCAATGGACCGTGATAATCGCTGGGATCGAGTTAAAACAGCCTATGACGCTATTGTGCTAGGCAAAGGCGAGTTTCAAGCGAACTCCGCTGAAGAGGCCATCCAAGCGGCCTATGAACGTGATGAAAATGATGAGTTTGTAAAAGCAACCGTGGTGGGTAATCCGGCTCCAGTCCAAGACGGCGATGCCATTATCTTTGCTAATTTCCGTCCAGATCGTGCTCGTCAATTAACACGTGCTTTTACCGATGCTGGTTTTGATGGTTTTGAACGTGCGGTGTATCCGACGTTTTCGTCATTTGTTACCTTCACTGAGTTTGCGTCAGACATCAAAGCAGATGTCGCTTTTCCTCCGATTGCGCTGAGCAATACATTGGGTGAAGTATTGGCGAAACAGGGCAAGAAACAACTTCGTATCGCCGAAACGGAGAAATACGCGCATGTTACGTTCTTCTTTAATGGTGGCGAAGAGGCGTTGTTTGATGGAGAAGAACGCGAATTGATCCCATCACCCAATGTTGCTACGTACGATTTGAAACCTGAAATGAGCGCGCCTGAAGTGACAGATAAACTGGTCGAAGTCATCGAAGCGGGCAAATACGACACCATTATTTGTAACTTTGCCAACGGTGACATGGTTGGTCACAGCGGTATTTTCTCTGCGGCAGTACAAGCTGTTGAAGCGGTCGACGCTTGCTTGGGTCGAATTATCAAGGCGTTAGAAGCGAATGGAGGTCAGTGTTTGATCACGGCAGATCACGGAAACGTAGAGCAAATGCTAAGCGATGACGGTTCTCAGCCTCTGACATCCCATACTATTGGACCGGTGCCTTTGGTTTTGTTCACTCCTACAAAAGGTGTCGGCATAAAAGAAGGTGCATTGTGTGATCTCGCGCCGACTTTATTGGACATGATGGGAATGGAAAAACCTGCTGAAATGACCGGTGTGAGCTTGCTCACGCAAGCTTGAGGCTAGGATGATCTTATTATCTCGTTGTCTGCTTTTGTGTTTAATCTTGCTGCCCAGCCTTGGCTGGTCAGCAGGTGAGCCACAAACACCAGAGGAGGCTAAGCAACAAATTCAAACATTGCAGAAAGATTTAAAGAAACTTAATGGTTGGCTGAAGGATCTTAAATCTGAACGGTCTGATGTGGAAAAGCAGCTTGAAGGCAAAGAAAAAGATATTCAAGAGCTGCTTAAAAAGATTCAAGGTATTCAAGATGGCTTAAAAAAAGGAGAGAAGCAGCTAGGAGAATTAAGAATTCAGCAGCGCTCTCTTCAGTTAAGTATTCAGCAACAAAATGAACAAATAGCCGCCCAATTAAGGGCGGTTTATCGTTCCGGCAATGAAGAAAGCGTTAAGTTATTATTGAACGGCGACAGTTCGGAAGACGCTCAGCGTTTAGTGCAATACAATCGTTATTTTTCTAATGCTCGACAGTCTCTGATCAACGGTTTTATCAATGAAGTGAGTGATTTGAGTCTTGTTGAGAAAAGCATTCGAAGTCATCGTGCTCAGCAAGCGAGAGAAGAAACGTTATTAAAAGCAGAGCGTAGTCGTCTCACTGGCCAACAGGCCGATCGACGTAATTTGCTGGCCAAGCTAGACAGTGACTTGGCGAAGGGGGATAAACGCTCGAAGCAGTTACTGAAAGATCAGCAAAATTTACAGGAAATGCTACAGCGCTTAGAAGAAGTACTTGCGGATATAAAGATTCCTGATCAGGATGTGCCTTTTTCCTCGCAACGTGGCAAGCTAGTCCGTCCTTTAAGAGTGGTTGCTGAGCTGCCGATTGATGGAAGTATTAATTTAGGCGGAGTGACATTACGCGCCAAAGAAGGTGAACCGGTTCATGCTATTTTCCAAGGTAGAGTGGTGTTTTCTGATTGGATGCGAGGTTTCGGCTTTTTACTTATTTTAGACCATGGTGATGGTTACATGTCATTATACGGTTATAATCAAAGCTTGTTAAAAGAAGTGGGTGAATGGGTTGGTGCGAATGATACTGTCGCTATGGCAGGAAGCACAGGCGGCCGCCCTGATACTGCTTTGTTTTTTGCGATTCGCCATAACGGCACGCCATTAAAACCACTCTCTTGGGTGAACGCTGGTTGATTTACACGACACACTCAAACCCGCGGCCAGTAAAGAAGTAATAGGAATAAATATGATCAATCTACTGCGACAGCACATTCCCTTTTTATTTATAGTGTTATTCGCGCAGCCTGTTTTTTCTGCAGACACCCAAGAAAAATCCATTTTACCGACTGCTGAAATCCAATCTTTTGTTGAGACTTTTGAAACCATTCGTGAAGGTTATGTAGAAGTCTTGTCTGATGAGGATATTCTCAACAAGGCGCTAAAAGGTATGGTGTCAGGCCTTGATCCTCATTCAGAGTATTTTACAAAAAGTGAATTGGTTGATTTCAATGAGCTGACTTCCGGAAATTATGCGGGGATTGGTGTGGAAGTTGAAATGAGAGACAACCATTTGATAATCGTCACACCGGTTGATGCTTCGGCGGCAGCGGAAGCAGGGATTTTACCGGGCGATGTTATTATTAAAATTGATAATACGTTAATTACAGATCTGGGCATGCAAGATATCGTGACACTCATGCGCGGTGAAATTGGCACCACAGTGACCTTGGATATTGAGCGTGATGGGGACGTTAAACACTACGAACTCACCCGACGATTGGTCGAAGATAAAAGTGTGACTGAAAAGTGGTTAGACGATGGTATTGCGTATTTTCGTCTCAGTCAGTTTCAAGGTGATAGTGCATCAGAGTTTTATCAATCCATTGATAAGCTGGAGCAAGAAAGAACCATTAAAGGCGTTGTTTTAGATTTACGAAATAATCCTGGCGGTGTTTTGCAAAGTGCCGTTGGCGTCGTAGATGCCTTTATTGATAAAGGTATGATTGTTTACACCAACGGTCGCCATGAAATGTCTAAGGGGCAGTTTATGGCAACAAAGAAAAACACCAAACTTGGGACAGTTCCTCTTGTCGTACTGATAAATGAAGGGTCCGCCTCGGCCTCTGAAATTGTGGCGGGTGCTTTACAAGATCACCAGCGTGCCGTGATTTTGGGTACGGAAACCTTCGGTAAAGGCTCTGTTCAAACGGTGGTTCCATTGTCTAATGGCGATGCGGTAAAGTTAACTACGGCCTTGTACTACACGCCAAATGGCCGCTCCATCCAAGCGCAAGGTATCACGCCTGATCTTGTTGTCCCGCAAGCGACGTTGACGTTCGAAAAGGGACAGTTCTTTATTAAAGAAGCAGAACTTAAAGGGCATTTAGACAATGGTACGGGTGGTAAAGAGCGAACAAGCGCAGATGTGAAATCTGATATTAGTGAACTCGCACAAACGGATTTCCAGTTATTTCAAGCCGTTACTATTCTGAAAACTCTGCCTAAGCTAGTTCAGAAACAGTAATTTTTAAGTAAACGTATTTTTTTGGTAAACACTCGCTTGGTTGATTTAAAGAAAGTCTCTGTTGTTATGTTCTTTTTGTTTTCCTTATACGGGTGGGCAAATGAGTTGGATAGTATTGCTGACCGTGCGCAAACAGTAATCAGTAATGATGACGATGCGGTTCAACTTGAAGAAACTCAAATTATCGAACAAGAAACCCCAATTTTTTTTGAAGTACCTACCGTTCTTCCTGAGCATTTAGGTCCTTTAGTTGTTCCAAAAAAACCTTCCTCAGAGAAGGCGTCAGATAGCCCTGTCGCTTCTACTCCCCCTTTATTGCCTAACCTTCCAATATTGGATGAACCCCAGCCTTGGGTGCCAACGATGGTGCCTTTTTTGGATGCGCCGAGTCTCCATCAGTATGATTCTCATTCTAAAGACAAGCCTCTTTCACCGATCGTTAAGCCAGAGTTAGATCGTAAAGTGCCTGAGGGTAAGGTGATTCCCGCTAAAATACTGGCCGTTGACATGCATCCAAAAAGGGCAAGGATTGCCATTCTAATTGATGATCTTGGTTATAGTCGTCAAGGGATGGCGTCTTCTTTGGCGTTACCTTATGAAGTTGCTTTGGCCATTTTACCAGAAACCCCTTTTGCTCTACCAACGGCGTTAACGGCGAAAGAGCAGGGTAGAATCACTTTGTTGCATGCTCCAATGGAAAACCAGCGAGAGTTGAAATTAGGCCCTGGTGGCTTGTATGCCAATATGACCGAACATCAGTTAAAAGTGACGTTGAATAAGGATTTAGATGGTTTGCCCGGAATTCAAGGTGTGAATAATCACATGGGAAGCTTATTAACGACCAAAGCGGATTCGATGAAGTGGGTCATGGAAGTACTAAAAGACCGCTCTTTGTTTTTTATTGACAGTTTAACGAGCCCTAAAAGCGTGGCGAAAAAAATAGCCCAAGAATATGGCTTGAAAACAGTCAGTCGTGATGTGTTTTTAGATAACATTCGAACGGAAAAAGCGATTGATAGGCAATTTTCTCGCCTAATAAAGCTAGCAAGGCGTCATGGGAGCGCGTTGGCGATAGGTCATCCTTATCCTGAAACAATGGCATACCTTAAAAAGCGTCTTAACCATTTAGAAGCTGACGGTGTTCGTCTTGTTCGCTTATCTGACGTACTTGAGACAATGCCTCAGCATACCAAAGAGTAATTCACACTTTATGTTTTTATTGGGCCGGAGTTTTTTGATAAAAAATAAGAGTTTTTTTTAATTTTTGTTTTTCTTTTTGTAATACATTGTATAAGTAGCCTGACCTATTGTGGTTGCTACATATATCCCTTGATATAAATTTTTACATACCACTTCCAATTTTTGTGCTTACTCAGTGCGAAACACCCCTTCTATAAGTACAAAAAACTATAAAAAACACGTTGAACAGTGTTTTATTTCGCCTTTTTAAAAGCAAATAGAATTTTGTTTACGTTTTTTACATTATTTGTGCGCACTACTATTGACCAAAGATTAGTCTAATATTACTGTGTAGCCTTGTTGCGGTGCACATTTTTTGAATACTTGCTGCGAAAGTTCCATAATTTATACCTTTCCATGAGGACTATAATTTTTTGGAACACTTCTTGCTTTTGAATAATAACGATAAAACACAAAACGAGTAGAGGCTTTTCTTATGTCAAATGCGGTTATTAAAAAAACATTAATATCTCTTGCTGTTGCTGGAGCGGTAACAATGGCTCATGCAGATGTGGTCATTGGTGTGGCGGGTCCACATACAGGCGCTTATGCAGCATTCGGTGAGCAATTGTGGAAAGGGGCTGAAAAAGCAGCAGCAGACATCAATGCTGCGGGCGGCCTTAATGGTGAAATGATCAAGCTTATAAAAGCGGATGATGCTTGTGAACCTAAGCAAGCCGTTTCTATTGCTAACCGTCTTGTCGATTCCGATGGTGCGTTAGCGGTTGTCGGTCATTTCTGTTCATCTTCATCTATTCCAGCGTCAAGAATTTATGAAGAAGCGGGCGTTCTAATGGTAACACCTGCCTCTACAGCTCCTATGCTTACCGATCAAGGTTTTCCTAACGTTTACCGAGTATGTGGTCGTGATGACCAGCAAGGCGACGTAGCAGCAAGCTACATTGTTGATACTCTAGGTGCTAAACGTGTTGCGGTTATTCACGATAAAGATACTTATGGTAAAGGTCTTGCTGATGCCATGAAATCAACTCTTAACGCTTACGGCTTAAAAGAAGTGATGTACGAAGGTCTAACGCGTGGCGAAAAAGATTTCAACGCGGTTATCACGAAAATTCGCTCAGTTGATGCTGATGTTGTTTATTTCGGTGGTCTCCATTCCGAAGCTGGCCCACTAGTTCGTCAGTTACGTGAACAAGGCTCTAAAGCCATCTTTATGTCAGGTGACGGTATCGTTTCTGACGAGTTTGTGTCTGTTGCGGGTTCTCCTGAATATGTTGAGGGCGTATTGATGACCTTTGGTGCAAGCCCAACGTCATACCCAGCGGGCAAAAAAGTAATCAAAGAGTTCCGTGATGGCGGTTATGAGCCAGAAGGTTATACGCTTTACTCTTATACTGCGATGCAAGTCGTTGCTGCAGCACTATCTAATAACAACTTAGATCCAGTGAAAGCCTCTGAATGGTTGAAGTCTAATTCTGTTAGTACCGTAATGGGTAAGAAAGACTTTGATGAAAAAGGCGATTTGACCGTTTCTGATTACGTTATGTATGAGTGGGATGCTCAAGGTAAATATCATCAAGTAAACTAATTTCTATTTAGTTTAATTCACTTTTTTACTGGCATAAGGATAGTGCCAGTAAACAAGTCCTCTCTATTTTAGCTAAAACTCCCACGAGGTCTTACAATGGATATCGTTCTCCAGCAGTTGGTAAACGGTCTTACCCTTGGCTCTGTTTATGGGCTCATTGCGATCGGTTACACTATGGTATACGGCATTATTGGCATGATTAACTTCGCCCATGGTGATGTTTACATGGTGTCTGCATATATCACGGCTATTGCCATTGCTCTTTTAACATTTTTCGGTATCGAATCTTTCCCTATCATTATCATCGGCACGTTATTTTTAACGGTTGCTGTGACAGGTGCTTACGGTTGGGTGATCGAGCGTATTGCATACCGTCCATTGCGTAACTCTAGCCGCTTAGCCGTATTGATTTCGGCGATAGGTATGTCTCTTATTTTACAGAACTATGTACAACTTAGTCAGGGGGCTAACCAACAAGGTGTACCTACTCTTTTGACTGGCGCTATCCGCTTTACGGTGGGTGATGGTTTTGTACAAATTACTTATATGAAATTGCTTATTTTGTTTATTTCCCTTTTGGGAATGGGCATATTGACTTACGTTATTCAAAAAACAAAGTTAGGCCGTATGTGTCGTGCCACTCAGCAAGACCGAAAAATGGCTTCTATTTTGGGAATAGACACGGATAAAGTTATTTCAACCGTTTTTGTTATTGGTGCCATGATGGCCGCCTTAGCGGGTGTGCTTATAACGCTCGATTATGGTGCATTTGATTTCTATGTCGGCTTTATTATTGGCATTAAAGCCTTTACTGCTGCGGTATTGGGTGGTATCGGCTCGTTACCTGGTGCTATGTTAGGTGGACTTATTCTTGGCTTGTCCGAAGCCTTGTTTGCTGGATTGATCAGCTCTGATTATAAAGATGTCTTCTCATTCTCTTTATTGGTTCTCATTCTGATTATTCGCCCAAGTGGCCTTCTAGGCAAACCTGAAGTGGAGAAAGTATAAATGAGCCAAGCAGTTGGAATAAATTTTAAGAAAAGTAGCATTGATTCGCTCGTTGCGGGTTTTTTAGCGCTCATCTTGTTTGGCCCTATTGTTGGGGTGCTGCTGGATGGTTATGACTTTGATTTTGAATTTGACAAAGTGGCCTGGATGGTCGCGATTGTTGTTGTTGGGCGTTTTGCTATCTCTAGCTTTTTTCAGACAGAAAAAGGCGTTGCAATGGCATTTCGCTATGCTAGCAACGATGATGGCGCAACGGTTCTCGCGCCTGGGCATAAATCGAAGATGGTATGGATTATCCCATTGGTGATTGCGGTAGGACTTTTAGTCCCTTTCATTGCTTCTAAATACGTACTTACGGTGGTTATCTTAGGGTTAATCTACGTACTACTTGGCCTTGGTCTTAATATCGTTGTGGGCCTTGCAGGCTTACTGGATTTGGGCTTCGTTGGCTTTTACGCTATTGGGGCTTATGGTTTAGCATTGGGTTATGAAAACCTAGGGCTTGGTTTTTGGTCAATGTTACCGATTGCCGCTCTTTTAGCGGCATTTGCAGGGGCAATACTGGGCTTTCCAGTGTTACGTATGCACGGCGATTACTTGGCGATTGTTACCCTTGGTTTTGGGGAAATTATTCGTCTTGTATTAACCAACTGGGCGTCGTTTACTCATGGGCCTAATGGTATTTCTGCACCGTTACCAACGCTATTCGGACTCGAATTCAAGCGTCGTTCTAGTGATGGTCAAACCTTCCATGAATTTTTTAATCTTCCGTACGATTCTGCCTACAAATATATGTTTATATATTTGGTCTTATTCGCTGTTGTCTGGGCGGTTCTTTTTATCAAGCATCGCTTGGTGAAAATGCCGATAGGCCGTGCTTGGGAAGCACTTCGTGAAGATGAAATTGCTTGTCGTTCACTTGGTTTGAATCATGTATTGGTAAAACTTTCTGCCTTCATGTTGGGTGCGTCAACAGGTGGTTTAGCGGGTGTGTTTTTTGCTACCTACCAAGGTTTTGTTAATCCGTCTTCCTTTACTTTCTTTGAGTCTGCGTTAATTCTTGCCATTGTTGTTTTGGGCGGTATGGGCTCAACGTTGGGGGTGGTTATTGCCGCTTTCTGTCTTACTGTTTTACCTGAAGTATTAAGAGAGTTCGCCGAGTACCGTGTCTTAATGTTTGGTATTTTGATGGTAGTAATGATGGTTTGGAAACCTCGCGGTATTGTTCGTGTAACGCGAACCGGTTTTGCAACGAGAAAAGGGGCAGTGAAATGAGCCAAGAACATGTCTTAAAAGTAGAAAACTTGGTGATGCACTTTGGCGGTATTAAAGCGTTAAATGATGTGACCTTTGATATAAAGCGTGGCTCCGTATCTGCCTTGATTGGACCAAATGGGGCAGGTAAAACAACGGTATTTAACTGTCTTACAGGTTTCTATAAAGCAACGGGTGGTAAAATTTTACTGTCCGCCGCAGGAAAAGAAACCAGCATAATCAAAGTGTTGGGAGAGCCTTTCCAGCCAACAGACTTTTTATCTCCCTTTGCTTTCTTTCGTCGCCTTAAGTACAAAATGTTTGGTGGTTCGCATTTAGTGAATCGTGCTGGGTTATCTCGGACTTTTCAAAATATTCGATTGTTTAAAGAAATGTCTGTTGTGGAAAACTTATTGGTTGCTCAGCATATGCGAGTCAATCGCAGTTTGATTTCAGGCATTTTAAATACCAAGGCATATAGGAAGTCTGAGGAAGAAGCATTAGAACGTGTGTTCTATTGGTTGGGTGTCGTGGATCTTGTAGATTCAGCGAATCGCTTAGCAGGAGAGCTTTCTTATGGTCAGCAGCGTCGTTTAGAAATTGCTCGTGCTATGTGTACGAATCCTGAGATCGTTTGCTTGGATGAGCCTGCGGCGGGTTTAAACCCTTCTGAAACCGAAGCACTTACCAAAATGATCCGTGTTTTACGTGACCAGCACAATACAACAGTGCTGTTAATAGAGCACGACATGGGGATGGTTATGGACATCTCGGACTATATTGTTGTATTGGATCACGGTGAAGTCATCGCAAAAGGTGGTCCTGATGACATTAAAAACGACCCGAAAGTCATTGCTGCTTATCTTGGTGCAGAAGAAGATGATGAAGAGGTGACACTATGACATCTTTGATGGAATTTAAAGAGGTTGATGTCCATTACGGGCCAATCCAAGCGTTAAAAAAAGTTTCTTTAACGATCAATGAAGGTGAAATTGTTACCTTGATTGGAGCAAATGGTGCGGGTAAGTCGACGTTACTAATGTCTATTTTTGGACAGCCACGTATTTCTTCTGGAGAAATTATTTATCGTGGTGAGGATATTTCACAAAAATCTGCGCATTATGTTGCGTCGAATGGTCT includes the following:
- a CDS encoding ABC transporter permease subunit encodes the protein MDIVLQQLVNGLTLGSVYGLIAIGYTMVYGIIGMINFAHGDVYMVSAYITAIAIALLTFFGIESFPIIIIGTLFLTVAVTGAYGWVIERIAYRPLRNSSRLAVLISAIGMSLILQNYVQLSQGANQQGVPTLLTGAIRFTVGDGFVQITYMKLLILFISLLGMGILTYVIQKTKLGRMCRATQQDRKMASILGIDTDKVISTVFVIGAMMAALAGVLITLDYGAFDFYVGFIIGIKAFTAAVLGGIGSLPGAMLGGLILGLSEALFAGLISSDYKDVFSFSLLVLILIIRPSGLLGKPEVEKV
- the livM gene encoding high-affinity branched-chain amino acid ABC transporter permease LivM, which encodes MSQAVGINFKKSSIDSLVAGFLALILFGPIVGVLLDGYDFDFEFDKVAWMVAIVVVGRFAISSFFQTEKGVAMAFRYASNDDGATVLAPGHKSKMVWIIPLVIAVGLLVPFIASKYVLTVVILGLIYVLLGLGLNIVVGLAGLLDLGFVGFYAIGAYGLALGYENLGLGFWSMLPIAALLAAFAGAILGFPVLRMHGDYLAIVTLGFGEIIRLVLTNWASFTHGPNGISAPLPTLFGLEFKRRSSDGQTFHEFFNLPYDSAYKYMFIYLVLFAVVWAVLFIKHRLVKMPIGRAWEALREDEIACRSLGLNHVLVKLSAFMLGASTGGLAGVFFATYQGFVNPSSFTFFESALILAIVVLGGMGSTLGVVIAAFCLTVLPEVLREFAEYRVLMFGILMVVMMVWKPRGIVRVTRTGFATRKGAVK
- a CDS encoding ABC transporter ATP-binding protein yields the protein MSQEHVLKVENLVMHFGGIKALNDVTFDIKRGSVSALIGPNGAGKTTVFNCLTGFYKATGGKILLSAAGKETSIIKVLGEPFQPTDFLSPFAFFRRLKYKMFGGSHLVNRAGLSRTFQNIRLFKEMSVVENLLVAQHMRVNRSLISGILNTKAYRKSEEEALERVFYWLGVVDLVDSANRLAGELSYGQQRRLEIARAMCTNPEIVCLDEPAAGLNPSETEALTKMIRVLRDQHNTTVLLIEHDMGMVMDISDYIVVLDHGEVIAKGGPDDIKNDPKVIAAYLGAEEDDEEVTL